Proteins found in one Borreliella valaisiana VS116 genomic segment:
- a CDS encoding LysM peptidoglycan-binding domain-containing protein: protein MTTLFKILALRKSKTFCVLQIIELIIILYFLIIIPANLNADFEYKVVKGDTLFSIAIKYKVKVNDLKRINKLNVDNIRVGQILIIPSNSNLDQNITHKVNHSLRSLESVNKGIIFYTVKEGDTIESVSKLVGISQEEIIAWNDLRSKDLKVGMKLVLTEPDFLKPYVVKKGDSLSKLSQDFDISSKDILKFNFLNDDKLKIGQQLFLKKSTENVNFHYVKKGETLGRIAYIYGVTAKDLVALNGNRAVNLKAGSLLNVLKIVNNDLEKPVEGDLKIDKKTNNQFIYHSVAVGETLYSIARHYGVLIEDLKNWNNLSSNNIMHDQKLKIFDKKLLFDSSTIKSKNDLYIKNKVDSSSNSSDKVQTIVNLPSSKNKKLNLNTFGISANQDLFDISSLVILDSKIPIFEVVGDFYYWYKPRKISQPSEFYSEDWHSPLNSYKKATQLFKSFEKLVNSRFNKGSRLKDKLIILDPGHGGLDPGAIVKSRDGLGNEVFVVEDEYVYDIALRLYVYLKEEGANVELTILAPDHLIRNSVFANNTFVNVKNEVYNDYDLNKNDTVDSWINGTPAGLKKRLVVVKNIVNKYKNIKDKDIAFFSLHADNSVGAPKSMGFYYQKDDEKKCDIHSKSVAEKITEGMKRSSYIKGQNLHVLRNNIVMTKLLIEVRNLAFPEEAWSIRSSKLRDQDSKILANGILKILENN from the coding sequence ATTGTTCAAAATATTGGCATTAAGGAAAAGTAAAACTTTTTGTGTTTTGCAAATTATAGAACTTATTATAATATTGTATTTTTTAATAATAATTCCTGCTAATCTTAATGCTGATTTTGAGTATAAGGTTGTCAAAGGAGATACTCTTTTTTCAATTGCAATTAAGTATAAAGTTAAAGTAAACGATCTTAAAAGGATTAATAAACTTAATGTTGATAATATTAGGGTAGGTCAAATATTAATTATTCCAAGTAATTCTAATTTAGATCAAAATATTACCCATAAGGTCAATCATTCTCTTAGATCGCTGGAATCTGTTAATAAAGGGATAATTTTTTATACTGTAAAAGAGGGTGATACTATTGAGAGTGTTTCAAAGCTTGTTGGGATAAGTCAAGAAGAGATAATAGCTTGGAATGATTTGCGCTCTAAAGATCTTAAAGTTGGAATGAAACTTGTATTAACTGAGCCTGATTTTTTAAAACCCTATGTAGTTAAGAAAGGCGATTCGCTTTCAAAACTTTCTCAGGATTTTGATATTAGTTCTAAGGATATTTTGAAATTTAATTTTCTTAATGATGATAAATTAAAGATTGGCCAACAGCTTTTTTTAAAGAAATCTACTGAGAATGTTAATTTTCATTATGTTAAAAAAGGAGAAACTCTTGGTAGAATAGCTTATATTTACGGTGTTACTGCTAAGGATCTTGTAGCTCTTAATGGCAATCGGGCTGTTAATCTTAAAGCAGGTTCGTTGCTAAATGTTTTAAAGATTGTAAATAATGATTTAGAAAAACCTGTTGAGGGAGATTTAAAAATTGATAAAAAAACAAATAATCAATTCATTTATCATTCAGTTGCTGTAGGGGAGACTTTGTATAGCATTGCCAGACATTATGGGGTTTTAATTGAAGATCTTAAAAATTGGAATAATTTAAGCAGTAACAATATTATGCACGATCAAAAATTGAAAATTTTTGATAAAAAACTTTTATTTGATTCTTCTACAATTAAATCTAAAAACGATTTATATATTAAAAACAAGGTTGATTCTAGCTCTAATTCTTCTGACAAAGTTCAAACAATAGTTAATCTTCCTTCAAGTAAAAACAAAAAGCTAAATTTAAACACTTTTGGAATTTCTGCCAATCAAGATCTTTTTGATATTAGCTCTTTGGTCATTTTGGATTCCAAAATACCAATATTTGAGGTTGTTGGTGATTTTTATTATTGGTATAAACCGAGAAAGATAAGTCAGCCAAGTGAGTTTTATTCAGAGGATTGGCATTCTCCTTTAAATTCTTATAAAAAGGCGACGCAACTTTTCAAAAGTTTTGAAAAGTTGGTAAATTCTAGGTTTAATAAAGGATCAAGGCTTAAAGACAAGTTAATAATTCTTGATCCTGGTCATGGTGGTCTTGATCCTGGAGCTATTGTTAAATCTAGAGACGGTCTTGGAAATGAAGTTTTTGTTGTTGAAGATGAGTATGTGTATGACATTGCTTTAAGGCTTTATGTATACCTTAAAGAAGAAGGGGCTAATGTTGAACTTACCATTTTAGCTCCCGACCATTTAATTAGGAATAGTGTTTTTGCTAACAATACTTTTGTTAATGTTAAAAATGAGGTTTACAATGATTATGACCTAAATAAAAATGATACCGTTGATTCCTGGATAAATGGTACCCCAGCAGGTCTTAAAAAAAGATTGGTTGTTGTTAAAAACATTGTTAATAAATATAAAAATATTAAAGATAAGGATATAGCCTTTTTTAGTTTGCATGCGGATAATAGTGTTGGAGCACCTAAGAGTATGGGATTTTATTATCAAAAAGATGATGAAAAAAAATGTGATATTCATTCAAAATCTGTAGCAGAAAAAATTACAGAAGGAATGAAAAGAAGTTCTTATATTAAGGGGCAAAATCTCCATGTTTTAAGAAACAATATAGTAATGACTAAGCTTTTAATAGAAGTTAGAAATTTAGCATTTCCAGAAGAAGCTTGGTCTATTAGATCTTCTAAGCTTAGAGATCAAGATTCTAAAATTCTTGCTAATGGGATTTTAAAAATATTGGAAAATAATTGA
- the rnmV gene encoding ribonuclease M5, which produces MEKIKEIIVVEGKDDLKRIKESFDCTVIETKGFALKIETIELLKKALKYKGIIILTDSDKSGNIIRQKIVKHLGENNKIKHAYLNTKDTEVESVNKTEIIKILKEVGTLYKDNQKDLLTLSDLLELDLIGENSKENRQKIQKNLCLGHGNNKKLLERLNYFKITKTKLKKQLTLINSPRRT; this is translated from the coding sequence TTGGAAAAAATTAAAGAAATAATTGTAGTTGAAGGAAAAGACGATCTTAAAAGAATAAAAGAATCTTTTGACTGCACAGTAATAGAAACAAAAGGATTTGCTTTAAAAATCGAAACTATTGAATTGTTAAAAAAAGCTTTAAAATACAAAGGAATAATAATTTTAACAGACAGTGATAAATCTGGAAATATTATTAGGCAAAAAATAGTCAAACATCTAGGAGAAAATAATAAAATCAAACATGCATATCTTAATACTAAAGATACCGAAGTTGAATCAGTAAATAAAACAGAAATAATAAAAATACTTAAAGAAGTTGGAACTTTATATAAAGATAATCAAAAAGATTTATTAACATTAAGCGACTTGTTAGAACTTGACTTAATAGGAGAAAACTCAAAAGAAAATAGACAAAAGATACAAAAGAACCTTTGTTTGGGACACGGAAACAACAAAAAACTCTTAGAAAGACTTAATTACTTTAAAATAACAAAAACGAAATTAAAAAAACAATTAACCTTAATTAACTCCCCCAGAAGGACTTGA
- a CDS encoding M18 family aminopeptidase has translation MNDKTLEPKFFQSLLDNSPTPYHLVNYIEEKLINYFNAKQLKPDEKWKIETGSYYIKKEGTSLIAFNIDVEKKYEPFLIATAHTDSPGLKLKIDATKNTSGVFYNHIEVYGSPIISTWIDRDLSLAGIIYFKKNENINSKLINIENIGIIPNLAIHLNRQINEGFVYNTHDNLTVISSTKKSIKDSILEQLGIEYENFLSCDLIFTESQPSKIIGTEKEFLTSKNLDNKSGCHAIMNSYIHTSNNKNKMAVFFDNEEVGSLTSRGADSNFLSEVLERIDLALNLTREEHLIKTNKSFNISFDSVHGIHPGYTFKHDPNYQATLSKGIVVKNSANFKYATTSTGFSKLKNLAINNNIKIQEIIMKANVPSGTTIGPISNARTGIETIDIGTPLWAMHSLRETVSIVDHIEAIKLLRAFFEQGI, from the coding sequence GTGAACGATAAAACACTAGAACCAAAATTTTTTCAAAGTCTACTAGACAATAGTCCTACACCTTATCATTTAGTAAATTATATTGAAGAAAAATTAATTAATTATTTTAATGCAAAACAATTAAAACCTGATGAAAAATGGAAAATTGAAACAGGATCGTATTACATAAAAAAAGAAGGAACTAGCCTTATTGCCTTTAATATTGATGTGGAAAAAAAATATGAGCCATTTTTAATAGCAACGGCACATACAGACAGTCCAGGACTAAAATTAAAAATAGATGCAACAAAAAACACAAGTGGTGTATTCTACAATCATATTGAAGTTTATGGTAGTCCAATAATTTCTACTTGGATTGACAGAGACTTAAGCTTAGCAGGAATTATATATTTCAAAAAAAATGAAAATATTAACTCAAAATTAATCAATATTGAAAACATAGGAATTATTCCAAACCTTGCAATCCATTTAAACCGACAAATTAACGAAGGATTTGTATATAATACTCATGACAATTTAACAGTAATAAGCAGCACTAAAAAATCAATAAAAGATAGCATACTAGAACAACTTGGAATAGAATATGAAAATTTTCTATCTTGTGATCTAATATTCACAGAATCACAACCTTCCAAAATAATAGGAACTGAAAAAGAATTTTTGACTTCTAAAAATCTTGACAATAAATCAGGATGCCACGCAATCATGAACTCTTATATTCATACAAGCAATAATAAAAATAAAATGGCTGTATTTTTTGATAACGAAGAAGTAGGATCTCTAACCTCAAGAGGCGCTGATTCCAATTTTTTATCAGAAGTTTTAGAAAGAATTGACCTTGCTCTTAATTTAACCAGAGAAGAACATTTAATAAAAACAAACAAATCATTTAATATATCGTTTGACAGTGTTCACGGCATCCATCCAGGATATACATTTAAACATGATCCAAACTATCAAGCAACTCTAAGTAAAGGTATAGTTGTAAAAAACAGCGCCAATTTCAAATATGCAACAACTTCAACGGGATTTTCAAAATTAAAAAATTTGGCTATTAATAATAATATTAAGATTCAAGAAATAATAATGAAAGCAAATGTTCCTTCAGGAACAACAATTGGTCCAATATCAAATGCAAGAACAGGAATAGAAACTATTGACATTGGAACACCACTATGGGCAATGCACTCCTTACGCGAAACAGTATCAATAGTTGACCACATAGAAGCAATTAAATTGCTAAGGGCTTTCTTTGAACAAGGAATTTAA
- a CDS encoding fructose-specific PTS transporter subunit EIIC, whose protein sequence is MQNLFSKNLIILNYNATSKEDVIRKMASMLNENGYLNDIEAFIKEIKKREEINGTGIEEHIAMPHAKGDFIKKHGIAILRVDGDGFDFNSSDQKLSKLFFMMAIPEEAPSNAHIKAISYLSNTFSNNLLRHELMSTNNEDRFLEIIMSSSNTNESNNSNTKKDFILAVTACPVGIAHTYMAAESLKKAALELNINIKVETNGSSGTENPITEEEIKNAKGIIIASGKTINKERFSGKPLIEVGVKDGIHKAKELIQTILKNEAQIYNKSNTNTTIEKPKQIQRIGIYKHLMNGVSFMLPFVVSGGIIIAISFMFGIKAFDINDPSYNKIADILMQIGGGSAFALMIPILAGYISFSIAERPGLAPGMITGLMMSNGNAGFLGGILAGFISGYVTLIVKKISDKIIPSNLRGINPVLTYPFLSVIISGILIYVMLSPISFINESITDMLNQLSGTNMAILGALLGGMMAIDMGGPVNKAAYAFGIAMITAKNYIPHASIMAGGMVPPIGIALATSLFKNKFSKEERESGKVCYFLGACFITEGVIPFAASDPLRVIPACILGSSVGGFISALFKVEVIAPHGGIFILPIVVNPLMWIISILAGSILTAILIGILKKEYNVRI, encoded by the coding sequence ATGCAAAATTTATTTTCAAAAAATTTAATTATTTTAAATTACAATGCAACTAGCAAAGAAGATGTAATTAGAAAAATGGCTAGCATGCTCAATGAAAATGGATACTTAAATGACATAGAAGCATTCATAAAAGAAATTAAAAAAAGAGAAGAAATTAACGGAACAGGCATTGAAGAGCATATAGCCATGCCCCATGCAAAAGGTGACTTTATTAAAAAACACGGAATTGCTATTTTAAGAGTTGATGGTGATGGATTTGATTTCAACTCTTCTGATCAAAAACTCTCAAAACTGTTTTTCATGATGGCTATCCCCGAAGAGGCTCCTAGCAATGCACACATAAAAGCTATATCATATCTAAGCAATACTTTTAGCAACAACTTATTAAGACATGAACTTATGAGCACAAATAATGAAGATAGATTTTTAGAAATAATCATGAGTAGTAGCAATACAAATGAATCTAATAATTCAAATACAAAAAAAGATTTCATTCTTGCCGTAACAGCATGTCCTGTGGGAATAGCTCACACTTATATGGCAGCAGAAAGCCTTAAAAAAGCAGCTTTAGAATTAAACATAAACATAAAAGTAGAAACAAATGGATCTAGTGGAACCGAAAACCCAATAACAGAAGAAGAAATAAAAAACGCAAAGGGAATCATTATTGCATCTGGCAAGACTATAAACAAAGAAAGATTTAGCGGAAAACCTTTAATTGAAGTAGGCGTAAAAGACGGCATACACAAAGCAAAAGAGCTTATTCAAACAATTCTTAAAAACGAAGCGCAAATTTACAACAAAAGCAACACAAATACAACCATCGAAAAACCTAAACAAATCCAAAGAATAGGAATTTATAAACACTTAATGAATGGAGTCTCCTTTATGCTTCCATTTGTAGTCTCAGGAGGAATAATAATAGCAATATCATTTATGTTTGGAATCAAAGCATTTGATATAAATGACCCAAGCTACAATAAAATAGCAGATATTCTGATGCAAATCGGCGGTGGAAGCGCATTTGCTTTAATGATCCCAATACTTGCTGGCTACATTTCATTTAGTATAGCAGAAAGACCAGGACTTGCACCTGGAATGATTACAGGTTTAATGATGAGCAATGGAAATGCAGGATTTTTGGGAGGCATCTTAGCGGGATTTATTTCAGGATACGTTACATTGATTGTAAAAAAAATATCTGACAAAATCATTCCTAGCAACTTAAGAGGAATAAATCCAGTATTAACTTATCCTTTTCTATCAGTTATAATTTCAGGAATTTTAATATATGTAATGCTTAGTCCAATATCATTTATTAATGAATCAATAACAGATATGCTAAATCAACTTAGCGGAACTAATATGGCAATACTTGGAGCTTTACTTGGAGGTATGATGGCAATAGATATGGGAGGACCTGTAAATAAAGCTGCATACGCATTTGGAATTGCAATGATAACTGCAAAAAATTATATTCCTCACGCAAGCATAATGGCAGGGGGAATGGTGCCGCCTATAGGAATTGCCCTTGCTACAAGTTTATTTAAAAACAAATTCTCAAAAGAAGAAAGAGAATCTGGAAAAGTTTGTTATTTTCTAGGAGCGTGCTTTATTACAGAAGGAGTAATTCCATTCGCAGCATCAGATCCTTTAAGAGTAATACCTGCATGCATACTAGGCTCATCTGTAGGAGGATTTATTTCTGCACTTTTTAAGGTAGAAGTTATAGCACCACATGGTGGTATATTTATTCTACCAATAGTAGTAAACCCATTAATGTGGATAATATCTATCTTAGCAGGATCAATTTTAACAGCTATTTTAATAGGAATTTTAAAAAAGGAATACAATGTAAGAATATAA